One Myxococcus xanthus genomic region harbors:
- a CDS encoding isochorismatase family protein has translation MALPAIAPYPMPGTTDLPKNKVSWTPDPSRAVLLIHDMQRYFVEAFTQGQSPVTELVANIQRLRQHCTALGIPVVYSAQPGGQTPEQRGLLLDFWGGGINGGPDQKRIIDALTPAEGDIQLTKWRYSAFRKTDLMDQMKKLGRDQILISGIYAHIGCLQTASDAFMSDVRPFLIADALGDFSLAHHQLALSYAAQLCAVTTTTQQVLDALGPVSTSSTLTREQVRAEVAELLQESPEALGDDDNLLERGMDSIRLMTLVEKWRAAGAETTFVELAERPTLADWFTLLSLGNTPASRNAA, from the coding sequence ATGGCGCTCCCCGCCATCGCTCCCTATCCCATGCCCGGCACCACCGACCTGCCGAAGAACAAGGTCTCCTGGACGCCGGACCCGAGCCGCGCCGTACTGCTCATCCACGACATGCAGCGCTACTTCGTGGAGGCCTTCACGCAGGGCCAGTCGCCCGTGACGGAGCTGGTCGCCAACATCCAGCGGCTGCGGCAGCACTGCACGGCGCTGGGCATCCCCGTCGTGTACTCGGCCCAACCGGGTGGCCAGACGCCCGAGCAGCGCGGCCTGCTGCTGGACTTCTGGGGCGGCGGCATCAACGGCGGACCGGACCAGAAGCGCATCATCGACGCGCTGACGCCCGCCGAAGGCGACATCCAGCTCACCAAGTGGCGCTACAGCGCGTTCCGCAAGACGGACCTGATGGACCAGATGAAGAAGCTGGGCCGCGATCAGATCCTCATCTCCGGTATCTACGCGCACATCGGCTGCCTGCAGACGGCCAGCGACGCCTTCATGAGCGACGTGCGGCCCTTCCTCATCGCCGACGCGCTGGGTGACTTCTCCCTGGCGCACCACCAGCTCGCGTTGAGCTACGCAGCCCAGCTGTGCGCCGTCACCACCACCACGCAGCAGGTGCTCGACGCGCTGGGCCCCGTCTCCACGTCCAGCACACTCACCCGCGAGCAGGTGCGCGCAGAGGTGGCGGAGCTGCTCCAGGAGTCGCCGGAGGCGCTGGGTGACGACGACAACCTGCTCGAGCGCGGAATGGACTCCATCCGGCTGATGACGCTGGTGGAGAAGTGGCGGGCCGCTGGCGCGGAGACCACCTTCGTGGAGCTGGCCGAACGGCCGACGCTCGCCGACTGGTTCACGCTGCTCTCCCTGGGCAACACGCCCGCTTCCCGGAACGCCGCGTAG
- the dhbC gene encoding isochorismate synthase DhbC, translated as MTPAEPKEQEHPMGPQTLAAQLLESYEAGSSFFFATPRRTLLARGTFATVPHQGGADALARLPVRVTAVLNDARQADHDIPVAVGAVPFDGSVPAQLVVPLTLQRAGPLVFDKDVPVQRPFSASYTVQPVPEPAAYLNGVAQALKLMQSGPLQKVVLSRSLHLNAAAPIDLRQLLRNLAQRNPSGYTFAADLPQQDGTRGAGLRTLIGASPELLVSRSGFQVVANPLAGSAARSADPLEDQERAAALLKSPKDLHEHAVVIDAVAEALRPYCKTLNVPAGPSLVNTATMWHLSSRITGELADPSISSLTLAAAMHPTPAVCGYPTRLAHEAIGSIEPFERGYYTGTVGWCDATGDGQWAVTIRCAEASERTLRIFAGAGIVVGSTPESELAETEAKFRTMLHAMGLGHGAGVQS; from the coding sequence ATGACGCCCGCTGAGCCGAAGGAACAGGAACACCCCATGGGACCGCAGACACTCGCCGCGCAGTTGCTCGAGAGCTACGAGGCTGGCTCTTCGTTCTTCTTCGCCACGCCGCGCCGCACGCTGCTGGCGCGCGGCACCTTTGCTACCGTGCCACACCAGGGCGGCGCGGATGCCCTGGCGCGGCTCCCCGTGCGCGTGACGGCGGTGCTGAATGACGCGCGCCAGGCCGACCACGACATCCCCGTGGCGGTGGGCGCGGTGCCCTTCGACGGCTCGGTACCCGCACAGCTCGTGGTGCCGCTGACGCTCCAGCGCGCCGGGCCGCTGGTGTTCGACAAGGACGTCCCGGTGCAGCGGCCGTTCAGCGCCAGCTACACCGTCCAGCCGGTGCCGGAGCCCGCCGCGTACCTGAACGGCGTCGCGCAGGCCCTGAAGCTGATGCAGAGCGGGCCGCTCCAGAAGGTGGTGCTGTCACGTTCGCTGCACCTCAACGCCGCCGCCCCCATCGACCTGCGGCAGCTGCTGCGCAACCTCGCGCAGCGCAACCCGTCGGGCTACACCTTCGCCGCCGACCTCCCCCAGCAGGATGGGACCCGCGGCGCGGGACTTCGCACGCTCATTGGCGCCAGCCCCGAGCTGCTCGTGTCCCGCTCCGGGTTCCAGGTGGTCGCCAATCCCCTGGCCGGCTCCGCGGCCCGCAGCGCGGATCCGCTGGAGGACCAGGAGCGCGCCGCCGCGCTGCTGAAGTCGCCCAAGGACCTGCACGAGCACGCGGTGGTCATCGACGCCGTCGCGGAGGCGCTGCGGCCGTACTGCAAGACGCTGAACGTGCCCGCCGGTCCGTCGCTCGTGAACACCGCCACCATGTGGCACCTGTCCAGCCGCATCACCGGTGAGCTGGCCGACCCCTCCATCTCCTCGCTGACGCTGGCGGCGGCCATGCACCCGACGCCGGCGGTGTGCGGCTATCCTACACGGCTGGCGCACGAGGCGATTGGCTCCATCGAGCCCTTCGAGCGCGGCTACTACACCGGCACGGTGGGCTGGTGCGACGCCACGGGTGATGGGCAGTGGGCGGTGACCATCCGTTGCGCGGAGGCCAGTGAGCGCACCCTGCGCATCTTCGCGGGCGCGGGCATCGTGGTGGGCTCCACGCCCGAGTCCGAGCTGGCGGAGACCGAGGCCAAGTTCCGCACCATGCTCCACGCCATGGGCCTGGGCCACGGTGCCGGGGTGCAGTCATGA
- the mxcG gene encoding myxochelin non-ribosomal peptide synthetase MxcG — MGETHEAGWPLSAAQHGIWVGQQFDLTSAIYNAGECIEIRGPLVVEHFESALRQAIDEAEALHARFVPGASGPVQFVQPRASWQLHVADVSHTPDPWAAAQIWMHEDLTRTVDLGQGPLFAEALFKAAPDRYFWFQRAHHIALDGFGFSLVARRVADLYTARVTGKPATNGFGSLRAVIDEDAAYQGGVQHAADHAFWVERFTHGPTPVTLAEPAPMTPRFVRQTRHLSPADLERMQAAAKQAGLTWPDLVLAATAAWLHQHTGAPEIVLGLPVMARLGSAAIRVPCMAMNIVPLRVPVRPDAGLFAMARDVAAELRAMRPHLRYRYEQLRRDLKRVGGQRRLFGPVVNIMPFDYALRFAGMPAFAHNLSAGPVEDLSIGMYARSDGSGLRVDFDANPACYSPDVLDAHQLGFLQLLESLVASPEQPVRAAPAPARPSVVDGGPLPIPQRPVLELFKEQARARPDAIAVEHGEHHLTYAALLQSAQALAERLRADGARPDTLVAVSLPRSIDAIVATLGVLFSGAGYLPVDPFGPESRTKAILDDAAPRLTVSSAVKDLTAGMPPQTPGQLAVHRRADPELPTTATQPGAPLAYVIYTSGSTGQPNGVQIDHDALAHFVAGATFRYEVTPEDRVLQFAPLHFDASVEEIFVSLCAGATLVLRTDEMLQSVPRLLEACATHGITLLDLPTAFWHELAYSMSTGAARLPPSLRTVIIGGEAALPERVARWRASAGPKVRLLNTYGPTEATVVATVATLSGGPDVTPAGEDVPIGRPLPGVRAAIADAKGRIVPTGEEGELHLLGGALARGYLGREALTATRFITLDALPGSPRAYRTGDKARLREDGQLVFVGRVDDEFKISGHRIDPSEVETALLGHPGVREAAVVGQVLPSGSRRLCAHVVTTQPAPTVAELRQHLLNGLPAPMVPGTFVFTERLPRTSTGKLDRAELRRLLPTEEAATTTAGTTALERVVLKVWEEVLGVTTTSAQDDFFDLGGQSLQSIQVANRLSIELGREIPVATVFRYPTAAGLAQALEQGTDGASDAGGLTESMLADAVLSEDVVPKLTVASAESPRLRQVVLTGATGFVGAHLLHQLLRQTDARVVCLVRARDEAHALERIQAALASQQLSPEHLTERVVALPSDLTQPWLGLSQARFHGLASECDTVIHNAAVVSVVREYGSLQAVNVRGTRELLRLAAAVRAKPFHYVSTLAVAPQTDLSPDVPEAFVPAHPGLRDGYQQSKWIAERLVEQAGARGLPVAVYRLGRVVGAPDSAIVNPQDLVWRILLAGIPVGALPQLDVAEVWTPVDYVAGAIVRMARDARPPTVFNLCPTPEVKLRELFAWVRDYGYLVEHCPVGEWRNRVAERAGTGENQSTLAFFDLRSGTDVPAFGLGPIRCERVHQALEGTGITCPPTDRALLYRYLDYCIARGLLPPVPATRLPTETALP; from the coding sequence ATGGGCGAAACACACGAAGCAGGTTGGCCGCTGTCCGCGGCCCAGCATGGAATCTGGGTCGGCCAGCAGTTCGACCTCACGAGCGCCATCTACAACGCGGGTGAGTGCATCGAAATCCGCGGGCCGCTCGTCGTGGAGCACTTCGAGTCTGCCTTGCGTCAGGCCATCGACGAGGCGGAGGCGCTCCACGCGCGCTTCGTCCCCGGCGCCTCCGGCCCCGTGCAGTTCGTGCAGCCCCGCGCGTCGTGGCAGCTACACGTCGCCGACGTCAGCCACACGCCCGACCCCTGGGCCGCGGCCCAGATCTGGATGCACGAGGACCTGACGCGCACGGTGGACCTGGGCCAGGGCCCGCTGTTCGCTGAGGCGCTGTTCAAGGCGGCGCCGGACCGTTACTTCTGGTTCCAGCGGGCCCACCACATCGCCCTGGACGGCTTCGGCTTCTCGCTGGTGGCCCGCCGCGTGGCGGACCTCTACACGGCCCGGGTGACGGGCAAGCCCGCCACGAACGGGTTCGGCTCCCTCCGCGCCGTCATCGATGAGGACGCCGCCTACCAGGGGGGCGTGCAGCACGCCGCGGACCACGCCTTCTGGGTGGAGCGCTTCACCCATGGCCCCACGCCGGTGACGCTCGCGGAGCCCGCGCCCATGACGCCGCGATTCGTGCGCCAGACGCGGCACCTGTCGCCCGCGGACCTGGAGCGGATGCAGGCCGCCGCGAAGCAGGCCGGGCTCACGTGGCCGGACCTGGTGCTCGCGGCGACGGCGGCCTGGCTGCACCAGCACACCGGTGCGCCCGAAATCGTGCTGGGTCTGCCGGTGATGGCCCGCCTGGGCTCGGCCGCCATCCGCGTGCCGTGCATGGCCATGAACATCGTTCCGCTGCGCGTCCCGGTGCGTCCGGACGCCGGCTTGTTCGCCATGGCCCGTGACGTGGCGGCAGAGCTGCGCGCCATGAGGCCGCACCTGCGCTACCGCTACGAGCAGCTTCGCCGCGACTTGAAGCGCGTGGGCGGCCAGCGGCGGCTGTTCGGCCCCGTGGTCAACATCATGCCGTTCGACTACGCCCTGCGCTTCGCGGGGATGCCGGCCTTCGCCCACAACCTCTCCGCGGGTCCCGTCGAGGACCTGTCCATCGGCATGTACGCCCGCTCCGATGGCAGCGGACTGCGCGTGGACTTCGACGCGAACCCCGCCTGCTACAGCCCCGACGTCCTGGACGCCCACCAGCTCGGCTTCCTCCAGTTGTTGGAGTCACTGGTGGCCTCGCCCGAGCAGCCCGTGCGCGCGGCACCTGCCCCCGCGCGGCCCTCCGTCGTGGATGGCGGGCCCCTGCCGATTCCGCAACGGCCCGTGCTGGAGCTCTTCAAGGAGCAGGCCCGTGCGCGGCCGGATGCCATCGCCGTGGAGCATGGCGAGCACCACCTCACCTATGCGGCGCTGCTCCAGTCCGCACAGGCGCTCGCGGAGCGGCTGAGGGCCGACGGCGCGCGGCCCGACACGCTGGTGGCCGTCTCACTGCCCCGAAGCATCGACGCCATCGTGGCCACGCTGGGTGTCCTCTTCTCCGGCGCGGGATACCTCCCCGTGGACCCGTTCGGCCCCGAATCCCGGACGAAGGCCATCCTGGATGACGCCGCGCCACGACTGACGGTGAGCAGCGCCGTGAAGGACCTCACGGCCGGCATGCCTCCGCAGACACCCGGGCAGCTCGCGGTGCACCGGCGCGCCGACCCGGAGCTGCCGACCACGGCGACCCAGCCGGGCGCGCCGCTGGCGTACGTCATCTACACGTCCGGCTCCACCGGCCAGCCCAACGGCGTGCAGATTGACCACGACGCACTGGCCCACTTCGTGGCGGGCGCGACGTTCCGCTACGAGGTGACGCCCGAAGACAGGGTGCTGCAGTTCGCGCCACTGCACTTCGATGCCAGCGTGGAGGAAATCTTCGTCTCCCTGTGCGCCGGAGCCACACTGGTGCTGCGCACGGACGAGATGCTCCAGTCGGTGCCCCGGCTGCTCGAAGCCTGCGCCACACATGGCATCACCCTGCTGGACCTGCCCACGGCCTTCTGGCACGAGCTGGCCTACAGCATGTCCACGGGCGCGGCCCGGCTGCCGCCCTCGCTGCGCACCGTCATCATCGGCGGTGAGGCCGCCTTGCCCGAGCGCGTCGCCCGCTGGCGGGCCTCCGCCGGTCCCAAGGTCCGGCTGCTCAACACCTACGGCCCCACCGAAGCCACCGTGGTGGCCACTGTCGCCACGCTCAGCGGCGGTCCCGACGTGACGCCCGCCGGGGAAGACGTGCCCATCGGACGCCCCCTGCCTGGCGTGCGCGCGGCGATTGCCGACGCGAAGGGCCGCATCGTCCCCACGGGTGAGGAAGGCGAGCTCCACCTGCTGGGCGGCGCGCTCGCCCGGGGCTACCTGGGCCGCGAGGCGCTGACGGCAACGCGCTTCATCACGCTCGACGCCCTGCCGGGAAGCCCCCGCGCCTACCGCACGGGTGACAAGGCCCGACTGCGCGAGGACGGCCAACTTGTCTTCGTGGGCCGCGTCGACGACGAGTTCAAGATCAGCGGCCACCGCATCGACCCGTCCGAGGTCGAAACGGCGCTGCTCGGCCACCCGGGCGTGCGCGAGGCGGCCGTCGTCGGCCAGGTGCTCCCCAGCGGTTCGCGCCGGCTGTGCGCGCACGTCGTCACCACGCAGCCCGCGCCCACCGTGGCGGAGCTACGGCAGCACCTGCTGAACGGCCTGCCTGCCCCCATGGTGCCCGGTACGTTCGTGTTCACGGAGCGGCTGCCACGCACCAGCACCGGCAAGCTGGACCGCGCCGAGCTGCGCCGCCTGCTGCCCACCGAAGAGGCCGCGACCACCACAGCGGGAACCACGGCCCTGGAGCGTGTGGTGCTGAAGGTCTGGGAAGAGGTACTGGGCGTGACGACGACGTCCGCGCAGGATGACTTCTTCGACCTGGGCGGCCAGTCGCTCCAGAGCATCCAGGTCGCCAACCGGCTCAGCATCGAGCTGGGCCGCGAGATTCCCGTCGCCACCGTCTTCCGCTACCCGACGGCGGCCGGACTGGCCCAGGCGCTGGAGCAAGGCACCGACGGCGCCTCCGACGCCGGGGGCCTCACCGAGAGCATGCTCGCCGACGCCGTGCTGTCCGAGGACGTCGTCCCCAAGCTCACGGTGGCTTCCGCCGAGTCTCCGCGGCTGCGTCAGGTCGTCCTCACCGGAGCCACCGGCTTCGTCGGGGCGCACCTGCTCCACCAGCTCCTGCGCCAGACGGACGCGCGCGTGGTGTGCCTGGTCCGCGCTCGCGACGAGGCGCACGCCCTGGAGCGCATCCAGGCCGCGCTGGCGTCCCAGCAGCTCTCCCCCGAACACCTGACGGAGCGCGTGGTGGCGCTGCCCTCGGACCTCACCCAGCCCTGGCTGGGCCTGAGCCAGGCGCGCTTCCACGGGCTGGCCTCGGAGTGTGACACCGTCATCCACAACGCCGCCGTGGTCAGCGTGGTGCGCGAATACGGCAGCCTCCAGGCCGTGAATGTGCGCGGCACCCGCGAGCTGCTGCGCCTGGCCGCCGCGGTCCGCGCCAAGCCCTTCCACTACGTCTCCACCCTGGCCGTGGCGCCGCAGACCGACCTCAGCCCCGACGTGCCGGAGGCCTTCGTGCCCGCGCACCCGGGCCTGCGCGACGGCTACCAGCAGAGCAAGTGGATCGCCGAGCGGCTCGTCGAGCAGGCCGGAGCGCGCGGACTCCCCGTGGCCGTGTATCGACTGGGCCGCGTGGTGGGTGCGCCCGACAGCGCCATCGTCAATCCGCAGGACCTGGTGTGGCGCATCCTGCTGGCGGGAATTCCCGTGGGCGCGCTGCCCCAGCTCGACGTCGCCGAGGTGTGGACGCCCGTGGACTACGTGGCGGGAGCCATCGTCCGGATGGCGCGCGATGCCCGCCCGCCCACGGTGTTCAATCTGTGTCCCACGCCCGAGGTGAAGCTCCGTGAGCTGTTCGCCTGGGTCCGTGACTACGGCTACCTCGTGGAGCACTGCCCCGTGGGTGAGTGGCGCAACCGCGTGGCGGAGCGCGCCGGCACCGGGGAGAACCAATCCACGCTCGCCTTTTTCGACCTGCGCTCGGGCACGGACGTGCCCGCGTTTGGCCTGGGCCCCATCCGTTGTGAGCGGGTCCATCAAGCGCTCGAGGGAACGGGCATCACCTGCCCGCCCACGGACCGTGCGCTGCTGTACCGATACCTCGACTACTGCATTGCGCGGGGCCTGCTGCCGCCCGTGCCCGCAACCCGCCTTCCAACCGAAACGGCACTCCCGTGA
- a CDS encoding 2,3-dihydro-2,3-dihydroxybenzoate dehydrogenase, with the protein MGTPTRVALVTGAAQGIGAAVARALAGEALIAAVDTNADGLSALVAELRQKHQHAVAYPASVSDVAAVDAVVERIERELGPIEVLANVAGVLRTGPILSYSDEDWAFTFSVNTLGVFQVSRAVARRMVPRRSGVIVTVGSNAAAVPRTQMAAYAASKAASSMFTKCLGLELAPHGIRCNVVSPGSTDTAMQRALWADDSGAQAVIAGSPEAYRLGIPLQRIATPEDIANAVRFLVSDAARHITLHDLRVDGGATLDA; encoded by the coding sequence ATGGGAACGCCCACCCGGGTGGCACTCGTCACAGGTGCCGCACAAGGTATTGGCGCGGCAGTGGCACGTGCGCTGGCGGGCGAAGCCCTCATCGCCGCGGTCGACACCAACGCGGACGGCCTGAGCGCCCTCGTGGCCGAGCTCCGGCAGAAGCATCAACACGCGGTGGCCTACCCGGCCAGCGTGAGTGATGTCGCCGCGGTCGACGCCGTGGTGGAGCGCATCGAGCGGGAGCTGGGCCCTATCGAGGTGCTGGCCAACGTGGCGGGCGTCCTGCGCACGGGCCCCATCCTGTCCTACAGCGACGAGGACTGGGCGTTCACCTTCTCCGTCAACACGCTGGGCGTGTTCCAGGTGTCCCGCGCCGTGGCCCGGCGCATGGTGCCCCGCCGAAGCGGTGTCATCGTCACCGTGGGCTCCAACGCCGCCGCCGTGCCCCGCACGCAGATGGCCGCGTACGCCGCCTCCAAGGCCGCCTCCAGCATGTTCACCAAGTGCCTGGGCCTGGAGCTGGCCCCGCACGGCATCCGCTGCAACGTCGTGTCCCCCGGCTCCACGGACACCGCCATGCAGCGCGCGCTCTGGGCGGATGACTCCGGCGCGCAGGCGGTGATTGCCGGCTCGCCCGAGGCCTATCGCCTGGGCATCCCCCTGCAACGCATCGCCACCCCCGAGGACATCGCCAACGCGGTGCGGTTCCTCGTCTCGGACGCGGCACGCCACATCACCCTGCACGACCTCCGCGTCGACGGGGGCGCGACACTCGACGCCTGA
- a CDS encoding (2,3-dihydroxybenzoyl)adenylate synthase, whose amino-acid sequence MTSPALPGCPTWPEAYAARYREAGYWRSETFGQLLHERAQRHGERTALVAGERRLTYANLDARVSQLAAGFHALGIQARDRVVVQLPNVAEFFEVIFALFRLGALPVFALPAHRASEIGYFCAFTEAVAYVIADKQAGFDYRTLAEQVRGTCPTLKHVIVAGDAGPFTALSSLYAAPTALPPGPAPSDVAFFQLSGGSTGVPKLIPRTHDDYIYSLRGSVDICQLDETSVYLCALPAAHNFPLSSPGVLGTFYAGGTAVLAPNSSPDTVFPIIERERVTITAVVPPLAMVWMDAAKTRRHQLASLRVLQVGGARLSTEAAMRVKPTLGCTLQQVFGMAEGLVNYTRLDDPEDVIVSTQGRPISPDDEIRVVDEDGEDVAPGETGQLLTRGPYTIRGYYKAEAHNAKAFTDDGFYHTGDVVRVTPQGYLVVEGRAKDQINRGGDKVAAEEVENHLLAHPDVHDAAVVAVPDAFLGERTCAFVIARGTPPAPNVLTAFLRQRGLAAFKIPDRVEFVEAFPKTGVGKVSKKALRDVLAGAPSPTPVSRATR is encoded by the coding sequence ATGACGTCCCCCGCCCTCCCTGGCTGCCCCACCTGGCCGGAGGCCTACGCCGCCCGCTACCGCGAGGCTGGCTACTGGCGCAGTGAAACGTTCGGCCAGCTCCTCCACGAACGCGCCCAGCGTCACGGCGAGCGGACCGCACTGGTGGCCGGAGAGCGTCGCCTCACCTACGCCAACCTGGACGCCCGCGTCAGCCAGCTGGCCGCCGGCTTCCATGCCCTGGGCATCCAGGCTCGGGACCGGGTGGTGGTGCAGCTGCCCAACGTGGCCGAGTTCTTCGAGGTCATCTTCGCCCTCTTCCGACTGGGCGCGCTGCCGGTGTTCGCGCTTCCCGCGCACCGCGCTTCGGAGATTGGCTACTTCTGCGCCTTCACGGAGGCGGTGGCCTACGTCATCGCGGACAAGCAGGCCGGCTTCGACTACCGCACCCTGGCTGAGCAGGTGCGCGGCACCTGCCCGACGCTGAAACACGTCATCGTCGCCGGTGACGCAGGCCCCTTCACGGCACTGAGCAGCCTGTACGCCGCGCCCACGGCGCTGCCGCCAGGGCCCGCGCCCAGCGACGTGGCCTTCTTCCAGCTCTCCGGCGGAAGCACGGGCGTGCCCAAGCTCATCCCGCGCACGCACGACGACTACATCTACAGCCTGCGCGGCAGCGTGGACATCTGCCAGCTCGACGAGACGAGCGTGTACCTGTGCGCGCTGCCCGCGGCGCACAACTTTCCGCTCAGCTCGCCGGGCGTGCTGGGCACCTTCTACGCGGGCGGCACGGCGGTGCTGGCGCCCAACTCCAGCCCGGACACGGTGTTCCCGATCATCGAGCGTGAGCGCGTCACCATCACCGCGGTGGTGCCACCACTGGCCATGGTCTGGATGGACGCGGCCAAGACGCGCCGGCACCAGCTCGCCAGCCTGCGGGTGCTCCAGGTCGGTGGCGCGCGCCTCAGCACCGAGGCGGCCATGCGGGTGAAGCCCACGCTGGGCTGCACGCTCCAGCAGGTGTTCGGCATGGCCGAGGGCCTGGTCAACTACACGCGCCTGGATGACCCCGAGGACGTCATCGTCAGCACCCAGGGCCGGCCCATCTCCCCGGACGACGAAATCCGGGTGGTGGACGAGGACGGCGAAGACGTAGCGCCGGGCGAGACGGGCCAGTTGCTGACGCGCGGGCCGTACACCATCCGCGGCTACTACAAGGCGGAGGCCCACAACGCGAAGGCCTTCACCGACGACGGCTTCTACCACACCGGTGACGTGGTCCGCGTGACGCCCCAGGGCTACCTGGTGGTGGAGGGCCGCGCCAAGGATCAGATCAACCGGGGCGGCGACAAGGTCGCGGCCGAGGAGGTGGAAAACCATCTGCTGGCCCACCCCGACGTGCACGACGCCGCGGTGGTCGCCGTTCCGGACGCGTTCCTCGGCGAGCGCACCTGCGCCTTCGTCATCGCGCGCGGCACGCCGCCAGCGCCCAATGTGCTCACGGCCTTCCTGCGCCAGCGTGGTCTGGCCGCCTTCAAGATTCCCGACCGGGTCGAGTTCGTCGAGGCGTTCCCCAAGACGGGCGTCGGCAAGGTCAGCAAGAAGGCGCTGCGCGACGTGCTCGCCGGCGCTCCCTCCCCCACTCCGGTTTCGCGCGCGACGCGCTGA